In Erigeron canadensis isolate Cc75 chromosome 1, C_canadensis_v1, whole genome shotgun sequence, a single window of DNA contains:
- the LOC122584969 gene encoding heparanase-like protein 3 isoform X2, giving the protein MGSTQLILSKNKVFVLFSVNFQRAKVIFGLNALSHREVNTNQLVMGPWNSSNAESLMQYTVDKGYTVHGWELGNELSAKGIGASVTADQYALDTISLQNLVQKVYDGILVKPMVLGPGGFFDANWFDQFIRKSNDSLQVITQHIYNLGPGSDSHLIDKILDPTYLDGGSQPYRDLQNILKISGTSTVAWVGEAGGAYNSGRDQVTNAFVFSFWYLDQLGMASSYDTKTYCRQTLIGGNYGLLNTDTFVPNPDYYSALLWHRLMGRRVLSTQFHGTKKIRSYAHCSKDSKGITLLLINLDRVTLTKVGLSIDNVTIAVASKQQSNQTQRRHSSKLEDSRFTREEYHLTTKDGNLHSHIVRLNGKELTVNSTGIIPSLDPIEVKLTSPITVAPFSIVFVHIPSKQIQACTQ; this is encoded by the exons ATGGGATCAACTCAACTtattctttcaaaaaacaag gtttttgttttattttctgttAATTTTCAAAGAGCAAAGGTGATATTCGGATTGAATGCGTTAAGTCACAGAGAAGTAAATACAAATCAACTTGTCATGGGACCATGGAACTCGAGCAATGCAGAAAGTTTGATGCAATATACAGTTGACAAGGGTTACACCGTTCATGGTTGGGAACTTG GAAACGAGCTAAGCGCAAAAGGAATTGGAGCAAGTGTGACTGCAGATCAGTATGCATTGGATACAATTTCACTCCAAAACTTAGTGCAAAAAGTCTACGACGGTATTCTAGTGAAACCAATGGTTCTTGGACCAGGAGGATTTTTTGATGCAAATTGGTTTGACCAGTTTATAAGGAAATCAAATGATTCACTTCAAGTGATTACCCAACACATCTATAATCTTGGACCAG GTAGTGATAGTCACTTGATTGATAAAATACTTGACCCAACATACCTGGATGGAGGATCACAACCCTATAGAGATCTTCAAAACATATTGAAGATATCTGGAACTTCAACAGTGGCTTGGGTAGGCGAAGCTGGAGGTGCTTATAACAGTGGTCGTGACCAAGTCACCAATGCTTTCGTGTTCAGCTTTTG GTACTTGGATCAACTTGGGATGGCATCATCGTATGATACTAAAACGTATTGCAGACAAACATTAATAGGAGGGAACTACGGACTCCTTAACACTGACACGTTTGTCCCGAATCCTGATTACTACAG TGCCCTTCTTTGGCATCGTCTGATGGGAAGACGTGTTCTATCAACACAATTCCATGGTACAAAGAAGATCCGTTCTTACGCTCATTGTTCAAAAGATTCG AAAGGGATAACTTTGTTATTGATCAACCTTGATCGTGTTACGTTGACTAAAGTTGGTCTTTCAATTGATAATGTCACAATAGCAGTTGCATCAAAACAGCAAAGTAATCAAACACAAAGAAGACACTCCTCGAAACTTGAGGACAGCCGATTTACAAGAGAAGAGTATCACCTAACAACAAAAGATGGGAACTTACATAGTCACATAGTCCGTCTAAATGGGAAAGAGTTAACTGTGAATTCTACGGGGATCATCCCTTCACTAGATCCGATCGAAGTAAAGCTCACAAGCCCGATCACCGTTGCTCCTTTCTCAATAGTATTTGTTCATATACCTTCGAAACAAATTCAAGCTTGTACACAGTGA